A single genomic interval of Spinacia oleracea cultivar Varoflay chromosome 6, BTI_SOV_V1, whole genome shotgun sequence harbors:
- the LOC110802203 gene encoding uncharacterized protein, whose amino-acid sequence MPDIQALVNEFVNKLKKRKIEGSQATARHTAELLRSVISQQRIPYTNQAGALISAINAVGEQLIAANPVELAVGNIIRRVLHIIREEDLSLTTAAIGDLNISVGSDDDDEDGKDDHPVLSAAAVAAAARNTLRPPSLQNLLEDVPDATAVPHTSSSGGDSEGKSKSADKSSRSRKLKHDVIEAVNELIQDIATCHEQIAEQAVEHIHQNEVILTLGRSRTVMEFLCAAKEKKRSFRVFVAEGAPRYQGHVLAKELVARDLQTTVITDSAVFAMISRVNMVIVGAHAIMANGGVIAPVGLNMVALAAQRHAVPFVVVAGSHKLCPLYPHNPEVLLNELKSPSDLLDFGEFSDCLDFGSGNGEPLLHVVNPAFDYVPPNLVSLFITDTGGHNPSYMYKLIAEYYSADDLVIQRKSAADI is encoded by the exons ATGCCTGACATACAAGCTCTTGTCAATGAGTTTGTTAACAAACTTAAGAAACG TAAAATTGAGGGGTCACAAGCCACGGCAAGACACACAGCAGAATTGCTTCGTTCAGTTATATCCCAACAGAGAATTCCCTACACAAACCAGGCTGGGGCTCTTATTAGTGCTATAAACGCTGTTGGGGAGCAGCTTATTGCTGCAAACCCTGTTG AGCTTGCTGTTGGCAATATTATCAGGAGGGTGCTGCACATTATCCGGGAGGAGGATTTATCTCTCACTACTGCGGCTATAGGTGACCTGAACATTTCAGTTGgaagtgatgatgatgatgaagatggtAAAGATGATCATCCTGTCCTGTCAGCGGCTGCTGTTGCTGCAGCAGCAAGGAACACTTTGCGCCCACCATCGTTGCAGAATCTTCTTGAGGATGTACCTGATGCTACTGCTGTTCCTCATACTTCTTCATCTGGGGGTGATTCTGAAGGGAAAAGCAAAT CTGCTGATAAGAGCTCAAGGAGCCGAAAACTAAAGCATGATGTCATTGAAGCAGTTAACGAACTTATTCAGGATATTGCTACTTGCCATGAGCAGATTGCTGAACAAGCAGTGGAGCACATTCATCAAAA TGAAGTGATATTGACTTTGGGCCGCTCAAGAACAGTGATGGAATTTCTCTGTGCAGCAAAGGAGAAGAAACGATCGTTTCGAGTTTTTGTGGCAGAAGGCGCTCCGAG GTACCAAGGGCATGTTCTTGCCAAAGAATTAGTGGCTAGAGATCTGCAGACCACTGTAATCACCGACTCTGCTGTTTTTGCTATGATATCTCGAGTGAACATG GTCATAGTTGGAGCTCATGCCATCATGGCTAATGGTGGAGTGATAGCCCCGGTTGGATTGAATATGGTTGCTCTTGCTGCTCAAAGACATGCTGTCCCATTCGTGGTAGTTGCCGGAAGTCACAAG TTATGCCCCTTGTATCCTCACAATCCAGAGGTGTTACTCAATGAGCTGAAATCCCCTTCTGATCTGCTGGATTTTGGAGAGTTCTCGGAttgtttggattttggaagtggCAATGGTGAACCGCTGCTTCATGTTGTCAACCCTGCATTTGATTACGTGCCACCAAATCTCGTTAGCCTCTTTATTACTGACAC